In one window of Tenacibaculum mesophilum DNA:
- a CDS encoding quinol:cytochrome C oxidoreductase: protein MYQFSGKLKMLAIVLMAVGLLGTGYSFFSAPKTLEEAKEILAKQDAHHGGHEAKADHADVEHKEEAKIENHEEDTTTEEHVADSTATHTEEVAHNGEQNHSEEAIENTQAKDSSAVHVAEDDHKETATDEANETTEAHTEVAAHGEDHGDAHAEHALHQMQNRPWSALYVALLFSLGITLLVLAFYGSQIVAQAGWSVVLHRVMEAISSNLHYVSLIMLVFLILTAMHMNHLFTWMGEGVTDPTSPNYDAIVDGKKWWLNTPGWLIRSIVYLAGWNVYRFLIRKWSLAQDNGDLKQHKKNYNATVIFLIFFMITESMASWDWIMAIDPHWFSTLFGWYVLATFLVSALTVIAMVTIYLRSKGVLPLVNDSHIHDLAKFMFGFSVFWTYLWFAQFMLIWYADMPEETTYFLLRFNEYKVPFLAMVVMNFIFPVLLLINSDFKSRPWFVILGGVVILAGHYIDLFVMVMPGTVGGQWAFGIGEISGVLFFTGLFIFATFNAFAKANPVPKGNPYLHESETYHYYNIEHTGEDSNHH from the coding sequence ATGTACCAGTTTTCAGGAAAATTAAAAATGCTAGCTATTGTTTTAATGGCTGTAGGACTTTTAGGAACAGGTTATAGTTTCTTTTCAGCGCCTAAAACATTAGAAGAAGCAAAAGAAATTTTAGCAAAACAAGATGCACATCATGGAGGTCATGAAGCGAAAGCAGATCATGCTGATGTAGAGCATAAAGAAGAAGCTAAAATTGAAAATCACGAAGAAGATACAACAACTGAAGAGCATGTTGCAGATAGTACTGCTACACACACTGAAGAAGTAGCACACAACGGTGAACAAAATCATTCGGAAGAAGCTATTGAAAATACACAAGCAAAAGATAGTTCGGCAGTACATGTAGCTGAAGATGATCATAAAGAAACTGCAACTGATGAAGCTAATGAAACAACTGAAGCACATACTGAAGTAGCTGCTCATGGTGAAGATCACGGAGATGCTCATGCAGAACACGCTTTACACCAAATGCAAAATAGACCTTGGTCTGCTTTGTATGTTGCTTTATTATTCTCTTTAGGTATTACATTGTTAGTGCTTGCTTTTTATGGTTCACAAATTGTTGCACAAGCAGGATGGTCTGTAGTATTGCACAGAGTAATGGAAGCTATTTCATCAAATTTACATTATGTGAGTTTAATAATGTTAGTATTCTTAATACTTACAGCAATGCATATGAATCACCTGTTTACTTGGATGGGAGAAGGAGTAACTGACCCAACAAGTCCAAATTATGATGCTATAGTAGATGGAAAAAAATGGTGGTTAAATACTCCAGGTTGGTTAATAAGAAGTATTGTTTACTTAGCAGGTTGGAATGTTTATCGTTTTCTAATAAGAAAGTGGTCGTTAGCTCAAGATAACGGAGATTTAAAGCAGCATAAGAAAAATTATAATGCAACAGTTATATTTCTTATATTCTTCATGATTACTGAAAGTATGGCTTCTTGGGACTGGATTATGGCAATAGATCCGCACTGGTTCTCAACATTGTTTGGATGGTACGTATTAGCTACTTTCTTAGTGTCTGCTTTAACAGTTATAGCAATGGTAACTATTTACTTACGTTCAAAAGGAGTATTGCCATTGGTAAATGATAGTCATATTCACGACTTAGCTAAATTTATGTTTGGTTTCTCAGTATTCTGGACATATTTATGGTTCGCACAGTTTATGTTAATTTGGTATGCAGATATGCCAGAAGAAACAACTTATTTCTTATTACGTTTTAACGAATATAAAGTACCATTTTTAGCAATGGTTGTAATGAACTTTATTTTCCCAGTATTATTATTAATCAACAGTGATTTTAAGAGTAGACCTTGGTTTGTAATTTTAGGAGGAGTTGTAATCTTAGCAGGTCATTATATTGACTTATTTGTAATGGTTATGCCAGGAACAGTAGGTGGTCAATGGGCATTTGGAATTGGAGAGATAAGTGGGGTACTATTCTTCACAGGATTGTTTATTTTTGCTACGTTTAATGCGTTTGCAAAAGCTAATCCAGTGCCAAAAGGTAATCCTTATTTACACGAAAGTGAAACCTATCATTACTACAACATCGAACACACAGGAGAAGATAGTAATCATCATTAA
- a CDS encoding c-type cytochrome, whose amino-acid sequence MKNLKIIIALAVAATSLSSCNDKRKPQVQFMPDMYVSVPYDANGAEGINNEEVNKLPVAGTVSRNGVVAYDIPDTNEGYEKAKAELKNPLPTTEANLEKGKELYDIYCASCHGTKGDGNGVLSQRDKFNGIPNYADRELTPGNIYHVIMYGKNLMGSHASQLRYNERWQVVQYVEKLRSELK is encoded by the coding sequence ATGAAGAATTTAAAAATAATTATCGCTTTAGCTGTAGCAGCAACAAGCTTAAGTTCTTGTAACGATAAACGAAAACCACAAGTACAGTTCATGCCAGATATGTATGTATCTGTACCCTACGATGCAAATGGAGCCGAAGGTATTAATAATGAAGAGGTAAATAAATTACCAGTAGCAGGTACTGTAAGCAGAAACGGAGTTGTAGCTTATGATATTCCAGACACTAATGAAGGATATGAAAAAGCAAAAGCTGAATTAAAAAACCCATTACCAACTACTGAGGCTAACTTAGAAAAAGGTAAAGAGTTATATGACATATACTGTGCTTCTTGTCACGGAACAAAAGGGGATGGTAACGGAGTGTTATCGCAAAGAGATAAATTTAATGGTATCCCAAATTACGCAGACAGAGAGTTAACCCCAGGGAATATTTATCATGTAATTATGTATGGTAAAAACTTAATGGGATCTCATGCATCACAGTTAAGATACAATGAGCGTTGGCAAGTTGTACAATACGTAGAAAAATTAAGAAGCGAATTAAAATAA
- a CDS encoding DUF3341 domain-containing protein gives MSTNKVIHALYNDDDILMDAVKKVKAENHHIEEVFCPFPVHGLDKAMGLAPTRLAITAFLYGITGLSVAVWLTWYTMIADWPQDIGGKPNFSWATNMPAFVPILFELTVFFAAHLMVITFYMRSKIWPFKEAENPDPRTTDDHFLMEIPVKGSEEELVSLLEKTGAVEINVVETH, from the coding sequence ATGAGCACTAATAAAGTAATTCACGCATTATATAATGATGATGATATCTTAATGGATGCCGTTAAGAAAGTAAAAGCAGAAAATCATCATATTGAAGAAGTATTTTGTCCTTTTCCAGTTCATGGATTAGACAAAGCAATGGGATTAGCACCAACACGTTTAGCAATTACCGCTTTTTTATATGGTATTACAGGCTTATCAGTAGCAGTTTGGTTAACATGGTATACTATGATTGCTGATTGGCCTCAAGATATTGGGGGAAAACCAAACTTTTCATGGGCTACCAATATGCCAGCTTTTGTTCCAATATTATTTGAATTAACAGTGTTTTTTGCAGCACACTTAATGGTAATTACTTTTTATATGAGAAGTAAGATATGGCCATTTAAAGAAGCTGAAAACCCTGACCCAAGAACTACAGATGATCACTTTTTAATGGAGATTCCTGTTAAAGGGAGTGAAGAAGAGTTGGTGTCATTATTAGAGAAAACTGGAGCTGTAGAAATTAACGTAGTAGAAACGCACTAA
- the nrfD gene encoding NrfD/PsrC family molybdoenzyme membrane anchor subunit → MSSHYESSYREPLILGDKSYHDITEDIARPIEGKANKNWYIAFYISLAAMLWGFGCIFYTVGTGIGVWGLSKNIGWAWDITNFVWWVGIGHAGTLISAVLLLFRQKWRMAINRSAEAMTIFAVFQAGLFPIIHMGRPWNGYWVLPIPNQFGSLWVNFNSPLLWDVFAISTYLSVSLVFWWTGLLPDFATIRDRAVKPFQKKIYALLSFGWSGRAKDWQRFEEVSLVLAGLATPLVLSVHTIVSMDFATSINPGWHSTIFPPYFVAGAIFSGFAMVQTLLGIMRKVTNMEAYITRLHVEYMNIVIILTGGIVAVAYATEFFIAWYTGSPYENYTYLSFGAEAGAYGWAFWSLLICNIFTPQLLWIKKIRRSFIWSFIISIVINIGMWFERFDIIAIVLSKGQLPSTWWRFEPTFVDVGIFIGTIGFFFVLFLLYARTFPVIPTAEIKTILKSSGENFKKSREENNEH, encoded by the coding sequence ATGTCGTCTCATTACGAATCATCTTATAGAGAACCTTTAATACTTGGTGACAAGAGTTACCATGATATTACTGAAGATATTGCTAGACCTATTGAAGGTAAAGCAAACAAAAATTGGTATATAGCATTCTATATCTCTTTAGCAGCAATGTTATGGGGATTTGGATGTATCTTTTACACCGTAGGAACAGGTATTGGTGTATGGGGATTAAGTAAAAACATCGGTTGGGCATGGGATATTACCAACTTCGTATGGTGGGTAGGTATTGGTCACGCAGGAACACTTATTTCTGCAGTACTTTTATTATTCCGTCAAAAATGGAGAATGGCAATTAACCGTTCTGCAGAAGCGATGACAATCTTTGCGGTATTCCAAGCAGGATTATTCCCAATTATTCACATGGGACGTCCATGGAACGGATACTGGGTATTACCAATTCCAAACCAATTTGGATCATTATGGGTTAACTTTAACTCGCCATTATTATGGGATGTATTCGCAATTTCTACGTATTTATCGGTATCATTAGTTTTCTGGTGGACTGGTTTATTACCTGATTTTGCAACGATTCGTGATAGAGCTGTTAAACCTTTCCAAAAGAAAATTTATGCATTATTATCTTTCGGGTGGTCAGGTAGAGCAAAAGACTGGCAACGTTTTGAAGAAGTGTCGTTAGTATTAGCAGGATTAGCAACACCATTAGTACTTTCTGTACACACAATTGTATCGATGGACTTCGCAACTTCTATCAACCCAGGATGGCACTCAACAATTTTCCCTCCTTATTTCGTAGCAGGGGCGATATTCTCTGGATTTGCAATGGTACAAACCTTATTAGGTATTATGCGTAAGGTTACAAATATGGAAGCATATATTACACGTTTACACGTAGAGTATATGAACATCGTAATCATTTTAACAGGAGGTATCGTAGCAGTAGCTTATGCAACAGAGTTCTTTATTGCATGGTATACAGGTTCTCCTTACGAAAACTACACATACTTATCATTTGGAGCAGAAGCAGGAGCTTACGGATGGGCATTTTGGTCGTTATTAATTTGTAACATTTTCACACCACAGTTATTATGGATCAAAAAGATTAGAAGAAGTTTTATTTGGTCTTTTATTATCTCGATAGTAATTAACATCGGTATGTGGTTTGAGCGTTTTGATATTATTGCAATTGTATTAAGTAAAGGACAGTTACCATCTACATGGTGGCGTTTTGAACCAACGTTCGTAGACGTAGGTATCTTTATAGGAACTATCGGATTCTTCTTTGTATTATTCTTATTATATGCAAGAACTTTCCCAGTAATCCCTACAGCAGAGATTAAGACTATTTTGAAATCATCAGGTGAGAATTTTAAAAAATCAAGAGAAGAGAACAATGAGCACTAA
- a CDS encoding TAT-variant-translocated molybdopterin oxidoreductase, producing the protein MASNKKYWQSVEELKGSSIVETLRNNEFVQDIPTDEFLGDKDTLETSSTSRRDFLKYVGFTTAAASLAACEGPVRKSIPYVVQPNDIVVGVADWYATTIADGFDFANVLVKTREGRPIQIMPNKEAGGVTSARTQASVLSLYDEKLRLKEPRKGKTQISWADADKEIIAKLNELKNANEPVVLLTGTLASPSTEKVIADFITAYPNVKHVVYDAISESATADAFEAMYGKRALPDYDFSKAEVIASIGADFIGDWQGGYEKSYAEGRRVETGKMSYHVQIEANMSLAGANADKRIVAKPSEQVFALINLYNQITGNSLPSKATTFDVEVKQLAKDLKKAGSKGVVVTGLNDKNAQLIALAINKALNSEVIDTEAVNLKRQGNDTQVAQLIADVKGGKVKGLITYNVNPLYTLANAVDLAEGIKNLKLSIALSTQDDATANATQYTLPAPHNLESWGDVMAKQGVYSLMQPTIQPLFNTRQIQDVLLKWSGSTVNYYDTLKEFWSTNVLGGASWNQALHDGFFKVEKVTVEEEIAFESTVDINVVAAQLVKNANNASGFELSLYSSTALGDGKQANNPWLQELPDPITRASWDNYLTISISDAKELGFENPVKDNGAIDGNYANVTVNGITINKVPVLIQPGQAKGSVGLALGYGRTQGLKSEMQVGVNAYPFYQNGNNVQYNVSIERTSGWHKFACMQVQSTLAGRHDILKEASLKEVNDKKLDPKHTWNKPFMVSYDHQEVEGSKIDLWDEHDRSLGHHFNLSIDLTSCTGCGACVIACHAENNVPVVGKDEMRVGRDMAWLRIDRYYSSTVEDKQHKAKMTLEEFKAQNPNIANQEIERRYTEKVLELSKGDLFDALENPAENPQVAFQPMMCQHCNHAPCETVCPVAATSHGRQGQNQMAYNRCVGTRYCANNCPYRVRRFNWFNYAENNEFDFNMNNEYGKMVLNPDVVVRSRGVMEKCSMCIQMTQATILKAKKEGRAVKKDEFETACSAACSTGSMVFGDINNTEDTVTALKEDKRAFHVLDYIGTKPNVVYQVKVRNTNEA; encoded by the coding sequence ATGGCTTCAAACAAAAAATACTGGCAAAGTGTTGAAGAACTAAAGGGTAGTTCTATTGTTGAAACGCTACGTAATAATGAGTTTGTACAAGATATTCCTACAGATGAATTTTTAGGCGACAAAGATACCTTAGAAACATCATCAACTTCACGTAGAGACTTCTTGAAATATGTTGGATTTACCACTGCAGCAGCTTCTTTAGCAGCTTGTGAAGGTCCAGTAAGAAAATCAATTCCTTATGTAGTGCAACCTAATGATATCGTAGTAGGCGTTGCTGATTGGTACGCAACTACAATTGCAGACGGTTTTGATTTCGCAAACGTATTAGTAAAAACACGCGAAGGACGTCCAATTCAAATCATGCCAAATAAAGAGGCAGGAGGTGTAACTAGCGCACGTACTCAAGCGTCAGTTTTATCATTATACGATGAAAAATTACGTTTAAAAGAACCAAGAAAAGGAAAAACTCAAATCTCTTGGGCAGATGCAGATAAAGAAATTATCGCAAAATTAAACGAATTAAAGAATGCTAATGAACCAGTAGTATTATTAACAGGAACTTTAGCGAGTCCTTCTACTGAAAAAGTAATAGCAGATTTTATTACAGCTTACCCAAATGTTAAGCATGTGGTATATGACGCAATTTCTGAAAGTGCAACTGCTGATGCTTTTGAAGCCATGTATGGTAAAAGAGCATTGCCAGATTACGATTTTAGTAAGGCGGAAGTTATCGCGTCCATAGGGGCAGATTTTATTGGTGATTGGCAAGGGGGATACGAAAAGTCTTATGCAGAAGGTCGTAGAGTAGAAACTGGTAAAATGTCATACCATGTTCAAATAGAAGCTAACATGTCTTTAGCGGGAGCAAATGCCGATAAAAGAATTGTAGCCAAACCATCTGAGCAAGTTTTCGCTTTAATAAACTTATACAACCAAATAACAGGAAATAGCCTTCCTTCAAAAGCAACAACTTTTGATGTAGAGGTAAAGCAATTAGCTAAAGACCTTAAAAAAGCAGGTTCAAAAGGGGTTGTTGTTACAGGTTTAAATGATAAAAACGCACAATTAATTGCATTAGCAATCAATAAAGCGTTAAATAGTGAGGTAATAGATACTGAGGCGGTGAATTTAAAGCGTCAAGGTAACGATACCCAAGTAGCTCAATTGATAGCAGACGTTAAAGGAGGTAAAGTAAAAGGTTTAATTACTTATAATGTAAATCCTTTATACACTTTAGCAAATGCAGTTGATTTAGCAGAAGGAATTAAAAATTTAAAATTATCTATAGCTCTATCTACTCAAGATGATGCTACAGCTAATGCTACACAATATACATTGCCAGCACCTCATAACTTAGAAAGTTGGGGAGATGTTATGGCGAAGCAAGGTGTTTATAGTTTAATGCAACCAACTATACAGCCACTATTTAACACACGTCAAATACAAGACGTTTTGTTAAAATGGTCTGGAAGTACAGTGAACTATTACGATACTTTAAAAGAATTTTGGAGTACAAATGTATTAGGAGGGGCTTCATGGAATCAAGCATTACATGATGGGTTCTTTAAAGTTGAAAAAGTTACTGTAGAAGAAGAAATAGCTTTTGAATCTACTGTAGATATAAATGTAGTAGCAGCGCAATTAGTGAAAAATGCTAATAATGCTTCAGGATTCGAATTAAGCTTATACTCATCAACAGCGTTAGGAGACGGTAAACAAGCAAATAACCCTTGGTTACAAGAATTACCTGACCCTATTACAAGAGCTTCTTGGGATAACTACTTGACTATTTCGATTTCAGATGCAAAAGAATTAGGTTTTGAAAACCCAGTAAAAGATAATGGTGCTATTGATGGTAATTATGCTAACGTAACAGTAAATGGCATAACAATAAATAAAGTACCAGTACTTATACAACCAGGTCAAGCAAAAGGATCAGTAGGTTTAGCATTAGGATACGGTAGAACTCAAGGATTAAAATCAGAAATGCAAGTAGGTGTCAATGCCTATCCATTCTACCAAAATGGAAACAATGTTCAGTATAATGTTTCTATTGAAAGAACTTCAGGATGGCACAAGTTTGCTTGTATGCAAGTACAAAGTACTTTAGCAGGTCGCCACGATATATTAAAAGAAGCTTCATTAAAAGAAGTAAACGATAAAAAATTAGATCCTAAGCATACTTGGAATAAGCCATTTATGGTCTCTTATGATCATCAAGAAGTTGAAGGAAGTAAAATTGACTTATGGGATGAGCATGACAGAAGTTTAGGACACCACTTTAACTTATCTATCGACTTAACATCTTGTACAGGTTGTGGAGCATGTGTTATTGCATGTCACGCAGAAAACAACGTACCAGTTGTTGGTAAAGATGAAATGAGAGTTGGTAGAGATATGGCTTGGTTACGTATTGATCGTTATTATTCTTCTACTGTGGAAGATAAGCAACATAAGGCTAAAATGACATTGGAGGAGTTCAAAGCTCAAAATCCAAACATAGCTAACCAAGAAATTGAAAGACGTTATACTGAAAAAGTATTAGAGCTAAGCAAAGGAGATTTATTTGATGCTTTAGAAAACCCAGCAGAAAATCCACAGGTTGCTTTCCAACCAATGATGTGTCAGCACTGTAACCACGCACCATGTGAAACAGTATGTCCGGTAGCAGCAACATCTCACGGTCGTCAAGGTCAAAACCAAATGGCATATAATCGTTGTGTAGGTACTCGTTACTGTGCAAATAACTGTCCATATAGAGTTCGTCGTTTCAACTGGTTTAATTATGCTGAAAACAACGAGTTTGATTTTAACATGAATAACGAGTACGGTAAAATGGTGTTAAACCCAGACGTAGTAGTTCGTTCTCGTGGTGTAATGGAAAAGTGTTCTATGTGTATTCAAATGACACAAGCTACTATCTTAAAGGCTAAGAAAGAAGGTAGAGCTGTTAAAAAAGACGAGTTTGAAACAGCATGTTCAGCAGCATGTTCTACTGGTTCTATGGTGTTTGGAGATATAAACAACACTGAAGATACAGTTACAGCATTAAAAGAAGATAAAAGAGCTTTCCACGTTTTAGATTATATTGGTACAAAACCAAACGTAGTGTATCAAGTGAAAGTAAGAAATACAAACGAAGCTTAA
- a CDS encoding c-type cytochrome, with protein sequence MKSVNHHSRLTKTLAKSLAFFLVFLVSFSAFSQDIDEARQKEGKKLFKSLCASCHKLDKKLVGPALAGIEERRTNEWLKAWIKDNAALRASGDKEAIAIFEEYNGSNMTAFPQLSDQNIDDILYYTTVGELKKTPAAGTDIEGVGSQGDQAPKWLIYILAAAIVVAFLIIGSLLKTISELKGAPKTPGLMGQTAELWQGIKQNTFLKVLTVIFGALIAAYFLFGTLFKVGVDEGYQPIQPIAFSHKIHAGDNKIDCQYCHSAAKHSKHSGIPSVNVCMNCHKNISEVADDTKVVMDDHTLVKADLDKEIAKIYEAAGWDAEKLEYTGNTKPVKWVRVHNLPDFAYFNHSQHVTVGGIACQKCHGPVEEMEEVYQYSPLTMGWCIDCHKETKVDLKGNEYYAKIHEELAKKYGVEQVTIAQLGGKECGKCHY encoded by the coding sequence ATGAAAAGTGTGAATCATCACAGTAGATTAACTAAAACTCTAGCAAAGAGTTTAGCTTTCTTTTTAGTTTTCTTAGTAAGTTTTTCGGCGTTTTCACAAGATATTGATGAGGCGCGTCAAAAAGAAGGGAAAAAATTGTTTAAATCTCTTTGTGCATCTTGTCATAAGTTAGATAAGAAGCTGGTTGGTCCTGCTTTGGCTGGGATTGAAGAGAGAAGAACCAATGAATGGTTGAAAGCATGGATAAAAGATAATGCTGCTTTAAGAGCTTCAGGGGATAAAGAAGCAATTGCGATTTTTGAAGAGTATAATGGTTCTAATATGACTGCTTTTCCGCAGTTATCGGATCAAAACATTGATGATATCCTTTACTATACCACGGTTGGTGAGTTAAAGAAGACTCCAGCAGCAGGAACTGATATTGAAGGAGTTGGATCTCAAGGTGATCAGGCACCAAAATGGTTGATATATATATTGGCTGCAGCTATTGTTGTGGCATTCTTAATTATTGGTAGTTTGTTAAAAACTATTAGTGAATTAAAAGGCGCTCCAAAAACTCCAGGTTTAATGGGGCAAACTGCTGAGTTGTGGCAAGGAATTAAACAGAATACTTTCTTAAAAGTGTTAACCGTTATTTTTGGAGCTTTAATTGCTGCTTATTTCTTGTTTGGAACTTTGTTTAAAGTTGGTGTTGATGAGGGGTATCAGCCAATTCAACCAATAGCTTTTTCACATAAAATTCACGCAGGAGATAATAAGATAGATTGTCAATACTGTCACTCTGCAGCAAAACATAGTAAGCATTCGGGTATACCATCTGTAAATGTTTGTATGAATTGTCATAAGAATATTTCTGAAGTAGCAGACGATACAAAAGTTGTAATGGATGATCATACATTAGTAAAAGCTGATTTAGATAAAGAAATCGCTAAGATTTATGAAGCAGCTGGTTGGGATGCAGAAAAATTAGAATATACTGGAAATACTAAGCCGGTTAAATGGGTGAGAGTTCATAACTTGCCAGATTTCGCATATTTTAACCATTCACAACACGTAACTGTAGGAGGAATTGCATGTCAAAAATGTCATGGTCCAGTAGAGGAAATGGAAGAAGTATATCAATATTCGCCATTAACAATGGGTTGGTGTATTGACTGTCATAAGGAAACTAAGGTTGACTTAAAAGGTAATGAGTACTATGCTAAAATTCATGAAGAACTAGCTAAGAAGTACGGTGTTGAGCAAGTAACTATTGCTCAATTAGGAGGAAAAGAGTGTGGTAAATGCCACTATTAA
- a CDS encoding SPOR domain-containing protein: MKKHSLIITFIFLVTAFALKANAQEKLTDNKHIISLIEKKRTYNKSNGNGYRIQLYNGLERRARSLRNRFKVEYPDVYTKLIYKQPEWKIQVGNYKTRLHADRALNEIREKFSGAIVVPM, encoded by the coding sequence ATGAAAAAACATAGCTTAATTATTACTTTTATATTTCTTGTTACTGCTTTTGCACTCAAAGCTAATGCTCAAGAAAAACTTACTGACAACAAGCACATTATTTCACTGATAGAAAAGAAAAGAACCTACAACAAGAGCAATGGAAACGGGTACAGAATCCAACTATACAATGGACTTGAAAGACGCGCTAGAAGCCTCCGTAATAGGTTTAAAGTTGAATACCCTGATGTTTACACAAAACTAATTTATAAACAACCTGAATGGAAAATACAAGTAGGGAATTATAAAACACGCTTACATGCTGATAGGGCTTTAAATGAAATCCGAGAAAAATTCTCTGGTGCCATTGTAGTACCTATGTAA
- a CDS encoding amidophosphoribosyltransferase translates to MSDAIKHECGIAMVRLKKPLQYYKDKYGTAFYGVNKMYLLMEKQHNRGQDGAGLASIKFNVEPGTRYISRIRSNQSQPIQDIFGKINHRINGVFDENPDRVDDVKWQEENVPYIGNLFLGHVRYGTFGKNSIESVHPFLRQSNWKHQSLIVAGNFNMTNSKHLLNDLIELGQHPKESTDTVTILEKIGHFLQSEVSDLYLKAKEEGFNKKDASPYIEDNLDIQRILKRSAKNWDGGYAMAGMLGHGDAFVLRDPSAIRPAFFYEDDEVVVVASERPVIQTVFNVDIESIKEVERGHALIIKKNGETTMSPILEQRPKKACSFERIYFSRGSDASIYEERKNLGKYVFPEVLKSIDSDIENSVFSYIPNTAETSFFGMMEAAEDVLNQQKTDAILAGEGKLSKERVIEILSKRPRFEKIAIKDAKLRTFITDDSSRDDLVAHVYDVTYGVVKPTDNLVIIDDSIVRGTTLKKSIIKILDRLNPKKIVVVSSAPQIRYPDCYGIDMAKINDFIAFKAALELLKETNQYHIVDEVYQKCKQQENSEDKDVINYVKEIYAPFTDEEVSAKIAQMLKTAEIKADVEVIFQPVSGLHKACPDNLGDWYFTGDYPTDGGHRVVNQAFINFYEGNDKRAY, encoded by the coding sequence ATGAGTGACGCTATTAAACACGAATGCGGAATTGCAATGGTTCGTTTAAAGAAGCCATTACAATACTATAAAGACAAATACGGTACCGCGTTTTATGGTGTAAATAAAATGTACCTGTTAATGGAGAAACAGCACAACCGGGGGCAAGACGGTGCTGGATTAGCAAGTATAAAATTTAATGTAGAGCCTGGAACAAGATATATAAGCAGAATCCGTTCCAACCAATCACAGCCGATTCAAGATATCTTTGGTAAAATCAACCATAGAATCAATGGAGTTTTTGATGAGAACCCAGATAGGGTTGATGATGTAAAATGGCAAGAAGAAAATGTACCGTATATTGGAAACCTATTTTTAGGACACGTTCGCTACGGTACTTTTGGTAAAAACTCTATAGAGAGTGTACATCCTTTCTTGCGTCAGAGTAACTGGAAACATCAGAGCTTAATTGTTGCTGGTAATTTTAATATGACTAATTCTAAACATTTGTTAAATGATTTAATTGAATTAGGTCAACACCCTAAAGAGTCTACTGATACTGTAACAATTTTAGAAAAAATAGGACACTTCTTGCAGTCGGAAGTTTCAGATTTATATTTGAAAGCTAAAGAAGAAGGATTTAATAAAAAGGATGCTTCTCCTTACATAGAAGATAACCTAGATATTCAACGAATTTTAAAACGTTCGGCTAAAAACTGGGATGGTGGATATGCTATGGCAGGTATGCTGGGGCATGGAGATGCGTTTGTGTTGAGAGACCCATCAGCTATTCGTCCAGCTTTTTTTTATGAAGACGATGAAGTAGTTGTGGTTGCTTCTGAACGTCCAGTTATTCAAACAGTTTTTAACGTTGATATAGAGTCAATAAAAGAGGTTGAAAGAGGACATGCGTTAATAATCAAAAAGAATGGAGAGACAACAATGTCGCCAATTTTAGAACAGCGTCCCAAAAAAGCATGTTCATTTGAGCGTATTTATTTTTCAAGAGGAAGTGATGCATCAATTTATGAAGAACGTAAAAACTTAGGGAAATATGTGTTTCCTGAAGTTTTAAAATCTATTGATAGTGATATAGAAAATTCAGTGTTTTCTTACATACCAAATACGGCAGAAACATCATTTTTTGGAATGATGGAAGCTGCTGAAGATGTATTAAATCAGCAAAAGACTGATGCAATTTTAGCGGGTGAAGGAAAGCTTTCAAAAGAAAGAGTAATTGAAATTCTTTCTAAAAGACCACGTTTTGAAAAAATAGCGATTAAAGATGCTAAACTACGTACTTTTATTACAGATGATAGTAGTCGTGATGATTTAGTTGCGCATGTTTATGATGTTACTTACGGAGTTGTAAAACCAACAGATAATTTAGTAATTATTGATGATAGTATTGTAAGAGGTACTACCTTGAAGAAAAGTATTATTAAAATCTTGGATCGATTGAATCCTAAGAAAATAGTAGTAGTTTCTTCTGCGCCTCAAATACGTTATCCAGATTGTTATGGTATTGATATGGCTAAGATTAACGATTTTATTGCTTTTAAAGCTGCGTTGGAATTGTTAAAAGAAACAAATCAGTATCATATTGTTGATGAAGTGTATCAAAAATGTAAGCAACAAGAAAACAGTGAAGATAAAGATGTGATAAACTACGTTAAGGAAATTTATGCACCTTTTACAGATGAAGAAGTTTCTGCAAAGATTGCACAAATGTTAAAAACTGCAGAGATAAAAGCTGATGTCGAGGTGATTTTTCAGCCAGTAAGTGGTTTACATAAAGCTTGTCCAGACAATTTAGGAGATTGGTATTTTACTGGAGATTATCCTACTGATGGAGGTCATAGGGTGGTAAATCAGGCATTTATAAATTTTTATGAAGGAAATGATAAGAGGGCTTATTAA